In Naumovozyma castellii chromosome 1, complete genome, one DNA window encodes the following:
- the GRX2 gene encoding dithiol glutaredoxin GRX2 (ancestral locus Anc_1.38), with amino-acid sequence MHIPENLRLVLIIIFFTVLYYHRHKKENKMVAQETIDYVQKLIKENKIIVFAKSYCPYSIATRRTLFNDCKVPQSKALVLELDLMQDGQEIQQALLAINGQKTVPHVYIAGEFIGGNHELQQIFQSGELQKKLAPILA; translated from the coding sequence ATGCACATCCCGGAAAATCTTAGACTTGTACTcattatcatattctttaCTGTACTATACTACCACAGGCacaagaaagaaaacaaaatggTTGCCCAAGAAACTATTGACTACGTCCAAAAACTTATCAAGGAGAACAAGATCATTGTCTTCGCCAAATCATACTGTCCATACAGCATAGCCACCAGACGTACTTTATTTAACGACTGTAAGGTCCCACAATCAAAGGCGTTAGTGCTGGAACTAGATTTGATGCAGGACGGACAAGAGATCCAACAGGCTTTGTTAGCCATTAACGGTCAAAAGACGGTACCTCACGTGTACATCGCAGGTGAATTCATCGGTGGTAATCATGAACTACAACAAATCTTCCAATCTGGTGAATTGCAGAAAAAATTGGCTCCTATCTTGGCCTAG
- the EMI1 gene encoding Emi1p (ancestral locus Anc_1.41), with the protein MSASSEYPCTMSCLDAFDQLTACYSLGGQFRNYYRYGEYNSCTKQLAKLKFCIVNSNDPVKVQQWYKEQAEFNSKFRGSSDDIWEER; encoded by the coding sequence ATGTCCGCTTCCTCCGAATATCCCTGCACCATGAGTTGCCTGGACGCATTCGATCAGTTGACCGCATGCTATTCGTTGGGTGGACAGTTTCGTAACTACTACCGTTATGGCGAATACAATTCATGTACCAAGCAACTGgctaaattgaaattctGCATTGTCAACAGTAATGACCCTGTGAAAGTGCAGCAATGGTACAAGGAACAAGCGGAGTTTAATTCCAAGTTTAGAGGAAGCTCCGACGATATCTGGGAGGAAAGGTGA
- the SDH7 gene encoding Sdh7p (ancestral locus Anc_1.44), whose amino-acid sequence MFRGTRTLPDTRSVIRGLASHHQSQPLLPPLMLYRRILREHKHLPAIQREMGDEYVKNEFKLHQNIDNPLHIVGFLTSWQDYLTLISNGNWKEASMNATTLEKLSPDQVTQLYELMKESEKLYKDPNEETEKDEILGTNPSKK is encoded by the coding sequence ATGTTCAGAGGAACTAGAACATTACCTGACACAAGAAGTGTAATCAGAGGGTTGGCCTCACATCATCAAAGCCAACCGTTGTTACCACCGTTGATGCTTTACAGAAGAATCCTTAGGGAACATAAGCATCTACCAGCCATACAGAGGGAAATGGGGGATGAGTATGTGAAGAACGAGTTCAAATTGCATCAGAATATTGATAACCCATTACATATTGTTGGGTTCTTGACTAGCTGGCAGGATTACTTGACGTTGATCAGCAATGGGAATTGGAAGGAGGCTAGTATGAATGCAACGACGTTGGAGAAATTATCACCAGACCAAGTTACACAGTTATATGAGCTAATGAAGGAATCAGAAAAGCTATATAAGGATccaaatgaagaaactgaaaaagatgaaatcTTGGGAACAAACCCATCTaagaaatga